A stretch of Kaistella flava (ex Peng et al. 2021) DNA encodes these proteins:
- a CDS encoding RagB/SusD family nutrient uptake outer membrane protein translates to MKKYKLLSAFVIIALMASSCREDFLKPYPTSAVSAENYFQNESQLLAGVINMYDGIQGANALEDDDKKNQAVQFEYYLTEMRSDNTRTKSSEGEASQFEKYTVVATNGIVADYYISYYNIIFRANTVLAHLDVASETTRPKFEGEAKFVRAYANFNLVRLFGDIPYVDHVLSINEKDVQFTRVPQAQIYALIVSDLKSAIETLDNSYKNRASKAAAQALLAKVYLTLKTNYLEAQQLCESVMASNYSLETNFKDVFFNENNKEIIFSIGYVADNKLDSQGFSAEWLNSVGRSSGVNYVTNEARAALDLLGGNRKPYSYRQDPSQPSQYQVVKYLPVADAALGIQATASSPRMAGNDWIVIRYADVLLMHVEAIMAGNNETNSSSALNSFAKIRLRAGLLPDSDGIITRQELLDERRVEFAFENQRFFDLVRFNEAQNVLSAYSSSNGYSFTTTDLLLPIPQREINISGGLMKQNPGY, encoded by the coding sequence ATGAAAAAATATAAATTACTTTCCGCATTCGTAATTATTGCTCTGATGGCTAGTTCATGTAGAGAAGATTTCCTAAAGCCTTATCCTACATCTGCTGTATCTGCAGAAAATTATTTCCAGAACGAATCTCAGCTTTTAGCTGGAGTAATTAACATGTACGATGGAATTCAGGGTGCAAATGCACTAGAAGATGATGATAAAAAAAATCAGGCTGTTCAATTTGAATATTATTTAACGGAAATGCGAAGTGACAATACTAGAACTAAAAGTAGTGAAGGTGAAGCTTCCCAGTTTGAAAAATATACTGTTGTTGCAACCAACGGTATCGTCGCAGATTATTACATTAGTTATTATAATATCATTTTCAGAGCAAATACAGTATTAGCACATTTAGACGTAGCATCAGAAACTACACGTCCAAAATTTGAAGGAGAAGCTAAGTTTGTGAGAGCGTATGCTAATTTTAATTTGGTTCGTCTATTTGGTGATATTCCTTACGTTGACCATGTACTTTCGATAAATGAAAAAGATGTTCAATTTACCCGGGTTCCACAAGCGCAGATTTATGCACTTATTGTCAGTGATTTAAAATCAGCTATTGAAACTTTGGATAATTCATATAAAAACAGAGCCTCAAAAGCAGCTGCACAAGCGCTATTGGCAAAAGTATATCTGACTTTAAAGACGAATTATTTAGAAGCTCAGCAATTATGTGAATCTGTAATGGCAAGCAATTATAGCCTAGAAACCAATTTTAAGGATGTCTTTTTTAATGAAAATAATAAGGAAATTATTTTTTCCATTGGTTACGTGGCAGACAACAAATTAGATAGTCAAGGATTCTCCGCAGAATGGTTAAATTCTGTGGGAAGATCAAGTGGTGTAAATTATGTGACAAATGAGGCTCGCGCTGCTCTTGACTTATTGGGAGGAAACAGAAAGCCTTATTCTTATAGACAAGATCCAAGTCAGCCTTCCCAATACCAAGTCGTAAAATATTTACCGGTGGCAGATGCTGCACTTGGAATACAAGCAACAGCCAGCAGCCCAAGAATGGCAGGTAATGACTGGATAGTTATTCGATACGCTGATGTTTTACTAATGCATGTAGAAGCAATCATGGCAGGAAATAACGAGACAAATTCGAGTTCTGCTTTAAATTCATTCGCAAAAATAAGATTAAGAGCAGGTCTACTTCCAGACTCGGACGGAATTATAACCCGTCAAGAACTATTAGATGAAAGACGTGTAGAGTTTGCGTTTGAAAACCAACGTTTTTTTGACTTGGTACGATTTAATGAAGCTCAAAATGTACTCTCTGCCTACTCTTCCTCAAATGGTTACTCATTCACTACCACAGACTTACTGTTGCCCATACCGCAAAGAGAAATCAACATTAGCGGTGGACTTATGAAACAAAACCCTGGCTATTAA
- a CDS encoding PKD domain-containing protein encodes MKNTFDIKRITQISLLLSFLLLIFSACDFRYDIAEAGSKPDLTPPKADFNYSQGQGGLDQWKIFSFGNLSTSATDYVWNFPDGSTVTTLDTTYKFADEGTFDVTLTAKDKLGATNSITKSIEVVKPLIPAGILPVIHEPGFEDGDSNCGPNMDGRDCWRIPGGAIFGITSSPVRTGSQAAKFDAGSNRVAYQELTVSPNTSYTITIFYTIKTSPGGSQMRLAVSDPITNASQISTAIFKSTTGNDQSDANSFTPLTLTFDTGARTKIGLWIDSNNIAESRVDDVSISIN; translated from the coding sequence ATGAAAAATACATTTGATATAAAGAGAATTACCCAAATCTCACTTTTACTGTCATTCCTTTTATTAATTTTTTCAGCCTGTGATTTTAGATACGATATTGCAGAAGCAGGCTCGAAGCCAGATTTAACACCGCCAAAGGCAGATTTTAATTATAGTCAAGGGCAAGGAGGACTAGATCAATGGAAAATATTTTCGTTCGGAAATCTTTCCACCAGTGCAACTGATTACGTCTGGAATTTCCCAGATGGAAGCACCGTCACCACTTTAGATACGACCTATAAGTTTGCAGACGAAGGAACTTTTGACGTGACTTTAACTGCAAAAGATAAGTTAGGAGCTACGAATTCTATAACAAAATCCATAGAAGTCGTTAAACCATTAATACCAGCGGGAATTTTGCCCGTTATTCATGAACCAGGCTTTGAAGATGGTGACTCAAACTGCGGTCCAAATATGGATGGTAGAGATTGTTGGAGGATTCCTGGCGGTGCAATATTTGGAATAACCTCAAGCCCAGTAAGAACAGGCTCTCAGGCTGCAAAATTTGATGCAGGCTCTAACCGAGTTGCCTATCAGGAATTAACAGTTTCTCCAAATACAAGTTATACAATAACTATATTTTATACGATAAAAACTTCACCCGGAGGATCTCAAATGCGCTTAGCAGTGTCCGATCCAATTACAAACGCTAGTCAAATCTCCACTGCAATCTTTAAATCCACAACTGGGAATGATCAAAGTGATGCTAACTCCTTTACTCCTTTAACACTTACTTTTGATACCGGCGCTAGAACGAAAATAGGTCTTTGGATTGACAGTAATAATATCGCAGAGTCTAGAGTTGACGATGTTTCAATCAGTATAAATTAA
- a CDS encoding polysaccharide lyase family 7 protein, whose protein sequence is MKIHKISLSSLFLIIFFTTFSISCSAQNVSTDKIEKKDKNKKKYKLPEIDLSHWSVTTPEINPKNGKVLNVEPPEILNYAKDDLLKKNMYNDSISGALVFYAYPTEGTTANTKFSRSELREQMVPGDNDKNWTFKQGGIMKGELAMGNVTKDSKGKYHKVIIMQIHGRLTNKQRDLIGQKDNNAPPVLKISWQDGKIRVKTKELKNLNATYEEMLETDAWTDDEGYTFKEDVGFGRFTLEVKVSDGKLTVSLNNNEFKVYDNIHMKKWGVFENYFKAGNYFQSTDKGSSAKVNYYKLSVSH, encoded by the coding sequence ATGAAAATCCATAAAATATCCCTGAGTTCTTTATTTTTAATTATATTTTTTACAACTTTTTCTATCTCCTGCTCAGCGCAAAATGTAAGTACAGACAAAATAGAGAAAAAGGATAAGAATAAGAAAAAATACAAACTTCCAGAAATTGATTTAAGTCACTGGAGCGTAACTACACCAGAAATTAATCCAAAAAACGGTAAAGTTTTAAATGTGGAACCACCTGAAATTCTGAATTACGCAAAAGATGATTTGCTGAAAAAGAACATGTATAATGATTCAATTTCAGGAGCATTAGTATTTTATGCTTATCCGACCGAGGGTACGACTGCTAATACAAAATTTTCCCGTTCCGAATTAAGAGAACAAATGGTTCCTGGAGATAATGATAAAAACTGGACCTTTAAGCAAGGGGGAATAATGAAGGGAGAACTCGCCATGGGAAATGTTACTAAAGATAGTAAAGGGAAATATCATAAAGTAATTATCATGCAGATTCACGGTAGGCTCACAAACAAACAAAGAGATTTAATTGGGCAAAAAGATAATAATGCACCACCTGTACTAAAAATTTCTTGGCAAGACGGTAAAATCAGGGTTAAAACAAAGGAGTTGAAAAACCTGAATGCTACCTATGAAGAAATGCTAGAAACTGATGCGTGGACTGATGATGAAGGATACACCTTTAAAGAAGACGTTGGCTTTGGCCGATTCACTTTAGAAGTAAAAGTATCTGATGGTAAATTAACTGTTTCACTAAATAATAATGAGTTTAAAGTTTACGATAATATCCACATGAAGAAATGGGGTGTTTTCGAAAATTATTTTAAAGCTGGCAATTACTTTCAGTCGACAGATAAAGGTTCTTCTGCAAAAGTCAATTATTACAAATTGTCAGTCAGCCATTAA
- a CDS encoding sugar kinase, translating to MSKKVVTFGEIMLRLAPQGFLRFSQADNFDVVYGGGESNVAVSLANYGIPVDFVTRLPKNDIGQCAMMEMRKRGVGVDKIVWGGDRLGIYFLETGAVSRGSKVVYDRAHSAMSEIQSGMIDWEKVFEGVEWFHWTGITPAISQSSADVCLEAVKVASKMGITISTDLNYRAKLWNYGGDREAIMTELTSHCDVILGNEEDAEMHFGIKPDGAAVQTHGHDVKAEAFLSVCQQMMKKFPKAKKVITTLRGSISASHNTWAGVLYDGKEMLQTRQYQITDIVDRVGGGDSFMGGLIYGLLTYPNDDQNALDFAVAASCLKHTIKGDANLVTVDEVMKLMGGDSSGRVAR from the coding sequence ATGTCAAAAAAAGTAGTAACATTTGGAGAAATCATGTTGAGATTAGCTCCTCAAGGATTTTTAAGATTTTCACAAGCCGATAACTTTGATGTCGTGTATGGTGGTGGAGAATCAAATGTGGCTGTCTCATTAGCGAATTATGGAATTCCTGTAGATTTTGTAACCCGTTTGCCGAAAAATGACATCGGACAATGTGCGATGATGGAAATGCGTAAAAGAGGGGTTGGTGTAGATAAAATTGTTTGGGGAGGTGACCGATTGGGAATTTATTTCCTGGAAACTGGCGCTGTAAGTAGAGGAAGTAAAGTAGTTTACGATAGAGCTCATTCTGCAATGTCAGAAATCCAATCTGGAATGATCGACTGGGAAAAAGTTTTCGAAGGAGTTGAATGGTTCCACTGGACTGGTATTACGCCTGCAATTTCTCAAAGTTCTGCTGACGTTTGTTTAGAAGCTGTAAAAGTGGCAAGCAAAATGGGAATTACCATTTCTACAGATTTAAATTACCGTGCAAAATTATGGAATTATGGTGGTGACAGAGAAGCAATCATGACCGAATTAACTTCACACTGTGACGTGATTTTAGGAAATGAAGAAGACGCAGAAATGCATTTCGGTATCAAACCGGATGGCGCTGCAGTGCAAACTCATGGTCACGATGTAAAAGCAGAAGCTTTCTTATCTGTTTGTCAGCAAATGATGAAGAAATTCCCGAAAGCTAAAAAAGTAATTACCACTTTAAGAGGTTCAATTTCAGCTTCTCACAATACTTGGGCTGGAGTTTTATATGACGGTAAAGAAATGTTGCAAACCCGTCAGTATCAAATTACCGATATTGTTGACAGAGTAGGTGGTGGAGATTCTTTCATGGGTGGTTTAATCTACGGATTATTGACTTACCCAAATGATGATCAAAACGCTTTGGATTTCGCTGTTGCAGCATCTTGTTTGAAACATACCATTAAAGGTGACGCCAATTTGGTGACCGTTGATGAAGTAATGAAATTAATGGGTGGAGATTCTTCTGGTAGAGTTGCTAGATAA
- a CDS encoding YhcH/YjgK/YiaL family protein, whose protein sequence is MIIDTLTNAQKYASLHPLFAEAFAYLKKNNLAKLPDGTIEISEGLKVIISNKAGKSKQTSLEKFECHQKNIDIQVCVKGTETIGWKPLENCKSPKGEYNPEKDVQFFLDEPETFFQLHANQFVIFYPEDVHAPMIGKDDELIKKIVFKVKI, encoded by the coding sequence ATGATTATAGATACCCTTACCAACGCGCAGAAATACGCAAGTTTACATCCTTTATTTGCAGAAGCTTTTGCTTATTTAAAAAAGAATAATTTGGCAAAATTACCTGATGGAACGATAGAAATTTCAGAAGGTTTAAAAGTTATTATCAGCAATAAAGCAGGTAAATCAAAACAAACCAGTCTTGAAAAATTTGAGTGTCATCAGAAAAATATTGATATTCAGGTTTGTGTAAAAGGAACAGAAACCATCGGTTGGAAACCTTTAGAAAATTGCAAATCTCCAAAAGGAGAATATAATCCAGAAAAAGATGTCCAGTTTTTTTTAGATGAGCCAGAAACTTTTTTCCAGCTTCATGCGAATCAGTTTGTGATTTTTTATCCAGAAGATGTTCATGCACCAATGATTGGTAAAGATGACGAACTCATTAAAAAAATTGTTTTTAAAGTTAAAATTTAA
- a CDS encoding bifunctional 4-hydroxy-2-oxoglutarate aldolase/2-dehydro-3-deoxy-phosphogluconate aldolase: MKNNSQSVSEAIVKQGMLPLYFNASEEVTLEVLRSVYKAGVRAIEYTNRGEAALRNFTKMVEVRNAEMPDLLLGIGTIKNLEQAESFLKAGADFFISPGFVPEVAAFLIAKDLFYSPGCMTPTEIIAAENAGVKFIKLFPGNMLGPDFLSGIKDIFPNLLFMPTGGVDTTKENIQSWFTAGVSAVGMGSKLLSKKLMADKNYSLIESETKKVLEIIAELK, encoded by the coding sequence ATGAAAAATAATAGCCAATCCGTTTCCGAGGCAATTGTGAAACAGGGAATGCTTCCACTATACTTTAATGCAAGTGAAGAAGTAACTTTAGAAGTTTTAAGAAGTGTTTATAAAGCTGGAGTTAGAGCGATAGAATATACGAATCGTGGGGAAGCAGCTTTGAGAAATTTCACCAAAATGGTTGAAGTTCGAAATGCTGAAATGCCAGATTTGTTGTTAGGAATCGGAACCATTAAAAATCTAGAACAAGCAGAAAGTTTCTTGAAAGCAGGTGCTGACTTTTTCATCAGTCCCGGATTTGTTCCTGAAGTTGCAGCATTTTTAATTGCTAAAGATTTATTTTACAGTCCTGGTTGTATGACTCCAACAGAAATTATTGCTGCTGAAAATGCAGGCGTGAAATTCATTAAATTATTTCCTGGAAATATGTTGGGGCCAGATTTTTTAAGTGGTATTAAAGATATTTTTCCAAATCTTCTTTTTATGCCGACAGGTGGCGTAGATACGACAAAAGAAAATATCCAAAGCTGGTTTACAGCCGGCGTTTCTGCAGTAGGAATGGGAAGCAAACTACTTAGTAAAAAATTAATGGCAGACAAAAATTACTCTTTAATAGAATCGGAAACAAAAAAAGTTTTGGAAATAATTGCGGAACTTAAGTAG
- a CDS encoding FadR/GntR family transcriptional regulator yields the protein MNLDLITKKENQNTQKEIIAKIRELINFKNLEPGDKLPSERMLSEKFEVSRSNVRDAIQKLEFYGILKSIPQSGTFVANIGAIAINGMIDDIIRLEEPDFKSLVETRILLELKTVRLAAIRRTDEDIQNIESALNAYSQKVLAGEDAVQEDLLFHLSIAKACGNSTINTFMLTITPEIISYFNTVEMCDIDQRISGIKEHEEIFEAIKSQDTQKAKQKMKDHFKVLYKFCYDKS from the coding sequence ATGAATTTAGATTTAATTACAAAAAAAGAGAATCAAAATACACAGAAAGAAATTATCGCTAAAATTAGGGAGTTAATTAATTTCAAAAATCTTGAACCAGGAGATAAACTGCCTTCGGAGAGAATGTTGTCAGAAAAATTTGAGGTATCTCGTAGCAATGTGAGAGATGCTATACAAAAATTAGAATTCTACGGAATACTAAAATCTATACCACAAAGCGGAACATTTGTAGCAAACATAGGTGCGATTGCTATCAACGGAATGATAGACGATATAATAAGATTAGAAGAACCGGATTTTAAATCACTTGTAGAAACTAGAATCCTTCTGGAACTTAAAACAGTAAGACTGGCAGCAATAAGAAGGACTGATGAAGATATTCAGAATATAGAATCAGCACTAAATGCATATTCCCAAAAAGTTTTAGCAGGTGAGGACGCTGTTCAGGAGGATCTTCTATTTCATCTATCAATTGCGAAAGCTTGTGGTAACAGTACAATAAATACTTTTATGCTGACAATTACCCCAGAAATCATCTCTTATTTCAACACAGTTGAAATGTGCGATATTGACCAAAGAATTTCTGGTATTAAAGAGCATGAGGAAATTTTTGAAGCGATAAAAAGCCAAGATACACAAAAAGCAAAACAAAAAATGAAGGATCACTTTAAGGTTCTTTACAAATTTTGTTACGATAAAAGCTAG
- a CDS encoding MFS transporter: MKVKGLRWWIIGLIMVITMINYLDRGTLNYMWVANIEYKLVDNIQPDLGENQAKLNARDNTYLLVSKRGEEILQKTEMVSFKNEGKVVVNRQGIAYELGIVDKNATPEEASKQAKDQLGIITIFFMIAYGFSQLFSGKLYDKIGTRRGFVVSVLVWGFADALTSLSQGKVSLTGFRMMLGLGEAGPWPGATKSNAEWFPQKERAFAQGLFGAAASIGSILAPIIILSLYMTIGWKMTFVVVGLLGIVWLIPWLIINKKGPKEHPWITEEERLYILQNQTKSVETTAGKTWGQLLSNKKNYSVILGRFFLDPIWWMFVTFLPMYLVEEFNLNIKELAFSAWVPYLGAMIGSIAGGWFSGYLIRKGGTVDKARKTAMILGGCVVIPAVLASVMVPNATLAVILMAFVLGGFQFMMTNIQTLPSDLHDGKSVGSLAGLGGAAAVLGTILAILFAGQISSWPLLFGLLAALVPLSLISIFITIGKIEQIK; encoded by the coding sequence ATGAAGGTTAAAGGATTAAGATGGTGGATTATTGGTTTGATAATGGTCATTACAATGATTAATTATTTAGACAGAGGAACACTTAACTATATGTGGGTTGCTAATATTGAATATAAATTAGTAGATAATATTCAACCCGATTTAGGTGAAAACCAGGCAAAACTTAATGCACGCGACAACACCTATCTGCTCGTTTCTAAACGAGGAGAAGAGATTTTGCAAAAAACTGAAATGGTAAGTTTCAAAAATGAGGGTAAAGTTGTAGTTAATAGACAAGGGATCGCTTATGAATTAGGGATTGTTGATAAAAACGCAACACCAGAAGAAGCATCAAAACAAGCCAAAGATCAACTCGGAATAATCACCATTTTTTTTATGATTGCTTACGGCTTTAGTCAACTTTTCTCTGGAAAATTATACGACAAAATTGGTACCCGTCGAGGTTTTGTGGTTTCAGTTTTAGTTTGGGGTTTTGCAGATGCACTTACTTCTCTATCTCAAGGTAAAGTCTCATTAACTGGCTTTAGAATGATGCTTGGTTTAGGTGAAGCTGGTCCTTGGCCGGGCGCTACGAAAAGCAACGCAGAGTGGTTTCCGCAAAAAGAACGTGCCTTTGCGCAAGGACTTTTTGGCGCGGCTGCCTCCATCGGATCTATTTTAGCCCCAATTATAATTTTATCATTGTATATGACGATCGGGTGGAAAATGACTTTCGTAGTTGTGGGACTTCTTGGTATAGTATGGCTAATTCCTTGGTTAATTATTAATAAGAAAGGTCCAAAAGAGCATCCGTGGATTACTGAAGAAGAGCGATTATATATATTACAAAACCAAACAAAATCTGTAGAGACTACCGCAGGAAAAACTTGGGGTCAACTACTTTCTAATAAAAAGAATTACTCAGTAATACTAGGACGTTTTTTTCTAGATCCTATCTGGTGGATGTTCGTTACTTTCTTACCGATGTATTTGGTTGAGGAATTTAATTTGAATATTAAAGAGTTGGCATTCTCTGCATGGGTTCCCTATTTAGGAGCGATGATTGGAAGTATTGCTGGAGGTTGGTTCTCCGGATATTTAATTCGAAAAGGTGGCACAGTTGATAAAGCTAGAAAAACGGCTATGATTTTAGGTGGTTGCGTAGTAATCCCCGCGGTTTTGGCTTCAGTAATGGTTCCGAATGCAACTTTAGCGGTGATTTTAATGGCATTTGTATTGGGTGGCTTCCAATTTATGATGACCAATATTCAAACGTTACCAAGCGATTTGCATGATGGTAAATCGGTAGGTTCATTGGCTGGTTTAGGAGGTGCAGCAGCGGTATTAGGAACAATTTTAGCAATTCTTTTTGCTGGTCAAATATCGAGTTGGCCATTATTATTTGGATTGTTAGCGGCATTGGTTCCATTGTCATTAATATCCATATTCATAAC